DNA sequence from the Leptospira kanakyensis genome:
TCTAACAATTCTCTGAATCTCATCGGCCACTGGCTCTGAGGCACAATCGTATTTAAGCAATATTTAATCACTGTTAGAATACCAAAAACTCTATCATTCCGAATTTGAACAGGAGTTTTCCAATCATTATCTTTCCTTGGAATGATAGGTTTATCACCAAACTGACGGTTCCAAATCCTCCCGTGATGCGCACACATATTTCTGACACCGTTTAACGACCGTATCCATGATAACAAGACAGATGTGTCAAGATTCAAATCATCTGCAATTGGTTTCCTAACATTTGCGTTGACTCCTCGTAATAAAGAAAGCATAGTCCCAAAACTAAAGAGTTCTGCAACCATCCAAAGAGGTGGTAACGGATGTGAGTCTTGATATTTCTTATTAAAATGTTCTATAAATGTTTCACTACTACGAAGAACTTCTTTTTCAATTTTAACTATGAGTTTATGGTGTTCACTTGGCAAGATGCCTGGAAAATTTTTTGCCTCCAAATATCCGAATGCTCCATGCTGAAAAGTAAACTCATATGTCAAACGTGACCGAATATAGACTTCAATTCTTTCAATCCCATCTAACAAATGAAAACGTAATCTTCTATCGAATGCATATCGATTCCAAATTTCATCTAACGAAGTATTGGGCTTGAACTGTTCACCAGGAAAATCGCGAAAGGGGAACCAATACCCACTGAGTCGATAATAAGAAACTTGGCTTAGTTTTTGAATCAGCTCGGCCCGATCTGCAATGAGCCCTCGCTCTAAAAGTTGATCCGCTTGTTTTTCGTAGGGAAGATGAGGTTTGGTGTATTTCAAAGAAAACCCCAAAAAAAGGAAAACCCGCCACAAGTGTGCATGCAGAGCAGAGGCATGGCGGGTATGCCATCTATAACATCGGTAGATTGACAATACTTGTCAATGGGATTTCTAAAAAAATGATTCACTTCTCCCTCTCCCTAGAATCCACGTTCCATTTCCTCACACCCGCACCATCCCCTTCAAAATCTCTCCTCTTTTCTCCTCCGCCTTCCCGATCCTTTCTTCCAGCTCATCGCATAACGCCAAAAACTCGTCCACCTTTTCCACAATCCGTTTTTGTTCGGCAAGAGGAGGAAGGGGGAGAGGAAATTTTGACAGCTTTGTCATACTTAATCCTTCACGGGATACACCAACCTGCTCTTTAAAAACTAAATTTTGAAAAAAGTCTGATATTATCAATTTATGCAAATATGTGACTATACTGGGAGTAAATGTTCTTAATATTGCTACGTGCTGTGAAACATTTGCCTCCTCAAAATTCAAAGGAAAAATTGTCGAACGTCCAATTGATGCTCCAGTAATATTCAAAAGAATATCATTTCCGATTACTTTGGTTCCTTTCATTTTTTCATGAATTGATTTTGAAATCCGTGCAACGTCATCCAAATATAAACCATCATTCCAAACATTTTGAGATCTTAAAAACATTATACCATCAGTGGTATAAACAGATTTTCCACCTAAAGGAGTACTTCCAGCACCAAACTTCTGGAGAACCTCCCCCAACCGCACCCACTCCCATCCCTTAGGAATGACAAATGGCTTCTCTTCCTCCTTTACTACTGGCAGTGCCTCACTCTTTTTGATCTTCCCCTCTGCCAAGAGACGCGCCTTTTCCGCTTGGATCTCTTTTAATAACTCACTCGCAGGCTGATCATTCGGATCCTGAGGAACCAACTTCCCCATCACCGCCAATTGCAACACTGCCTTCCGCAGTTCTTTGACATTCTCTTTCACAGAGTAAAGTTCCTGAAAATGAGTTGTGAGAAATTGAAAGTGTTTTTGAAAACTTTCCTGCGAATCGGCTTCTAACATCTGTGTAATGACTGATTGGTGGAGGTCTTTTCGTTTGGTGTCTTTGGATTTTTTGAGTGTTTCCAGTTCGTCGCATAACAGAAAAAGTTCACCGATCTTATCTACGATTCGTTTTTGTTCGGCGAGCGGAGGAAGGGGGAGCGGGGTTAAAGCTATAGTTGATATATTTAATTCAATTTGATTTGTCGAACCCGAAGCATTTGATTCAAATCTATTCTGAATTTCTCTTGTACAGAAATATTTATATAGGTAGGTTGTGTGAATTTTTATTGATCGAACAATCGTAACATGAGAATCACATACAACTATTTCGAAATTCAAATCATTTTGATATAAATGAATTCTTCCTAGTGTGCCTGTTCCAGTAGAATTTATGAGAACATCATTGTTACGAACATATCTGTCGGCAGAATATGATTTTAGGGAATCTGGTTCTATATACTTTATCAATTCCGAACGAAATCCATTCCATTGGATACATTTTTGTGCAATTACAGGGATCTTAGGTTCTTCTGAATATTTTGGGCTTTTTCCTCTCTGTAAATATTCTAACACCTCCCCCACCCGCACCCACTCCCATCCCTTCGGAATCACAAATGGCATCTCCTCTTCCTTTACCGCTGGCAATGTTTCACTCTTCTTCACCTTGCCTTCTGCCACCAAACGCGCCTTCTCCGCTTGGATCTCTTTCAGTAGTTCGCTTGCAGGCTGGTCGTTTGGATCTTGTTCAACAAGTTTTCCCTGCATCGCAAGGGTAAGGATGAGTTCTCGGAGTTTTTTGATTCCGTTGGGGTGTTCGAGGGCGTTATCAAAATGGGTTTGGAGGAGTGGGTTCATTTCCCACCTAACGCTTTCATCAGCTCGCGTTTTAGTTTGTCTCTTACCTGGTTTAGTTCTTTCGAAACCTCTTCATATTCTTTTGTTAGTTCTTCTGGATCACGGTGCACCACATCCACAACATGCGGATTTTTAAAATCCAGATTGTAATTGCGGGAAACAATGTCTTTGGCACTCACCTTCCAGGCAAATTCCGTTTCCTTTCGTTTGTTCCACCATTTTTTTTCGAGATCAAATTCCGCAATCGTCAAAGGTTTAGAACGTGAATAGGATTTGTAACCTGGTGGATACGGATGTTCAAAAAACCAAACTTGTTTGGTAGGACCTCCCTTTTCAAAAAAAAGGAGGTTAGTATTGATCCCGGTATAAGGACTAAACACTCCTTTGGGAAGGCGAACAATTGTATGTAAGTTAAACTCTTCGAGTAACTCTCGTTTGAGATTGGTTTTCGTTCCTTCTCCAAACAAAAATCCATCGGGAAGCACCACTGCTGCACGACCTGTATCATGTTTCAGAAGATGCATGATGAGGGCCATAAATAAATCGGCAGTTTCACGCGTTTGGTATTTTTTGGGGAAATTATTTTCAATCCCATCCTCTTCCATTCCACCAAATGGAGGATTTGTGATGATAATATCCATTCTATCTTTAGGACCGTAATCCTTCAAAGGTCGGCTGAGAGTATTATCATGGCGGATATTGGTAGGAACTTCAATCCCATGTAACATCATATTGGTGAGAGAAAGCATATGAGGAAGAGGCTTTTTTTCCACACCGTGAATGGTAGTTTGTAAAATCTGTTTGTCTTTTGCAGTTTTTGTCTGATTTTTTAAGTGTTCGATGGATGTGGTGAGAAACCCACCTGTCCCACAAGCTGGATCCAAAATGGTTTCCCCCAATTTCGGATCAATGATATCCACCATAAACTGAGTCACAGCCCTTGGAGTATAGTATTCTCCTGCGTTTCCTGCAGATTGCAAATCGGCAAGGATCTTTTCATAAATATCATTAAACAAATGTCTGTCGGTAGAATTATTAAAATCCAAATCTTCTTCGATGGTGTTGATCACCTGTCGAAGTAAGGTGCCAGACTTCATATAGTTGTAAGCATCCTCAAAGACACTACCAACAACTCTTCCTTGTGCACTCACTCCAGCCTGGGTTGCCAGTTTCTTTAACGCAGGAAAAAGATTATTATTCACAAAATCAATCAGCTCTTCCCCGGTCATCCCTTCAGCATTGGATGCCCAACTGCTCCATTGAAACCGAGAGGCAAGTGGGGATTTATAATCTTTGAGGGTCAGTTTCCATTCTTTTTCTTTATCATCAAAAATCTTTAAAAAGAGAAGCCATACCATCTGGCTGATTCGTTGGGCATCGCCATCAACGCCCACGTCTTTACGCATAATATCTTGAATCGACTTAATTAAAGTTCCAATTGCCATACTGTCTAAATCAATCTTAGTTTATGCTATCTCAAGGTACAGTGCATTTTCCAAACCTGTAATGGCATCGTTGTATTTTTCAATCCCACCAAATTCTTGGATGATCTCCATCGGTGTTCCAAATTCAGGAAATGGATTGATCGTAAGGATTTGTGTTTCTTCAATTTGAACCACACCTGAGTCTGCGTATTTTTCAAGAAGCGCATCCAAAACCTTTCGTGCTGCTTCCCCATACTTCTCAAAGTAATTCGTTTTTTTGACTCTGTCGGCCCGTTCCCGTCTTGTCAAAGGACGTTTGTCCCAGACTACGTGGCAGATCAAATCAAAGGGATCCACATCCTTTCCCACATCTTCCGCAAGAGCTTCTAAAAAGACTCCTTGGTTTGCTAGTTCTTCTAAGATCGCTTGTTTTCTTTCTGTAGCATTCCAATGCTTTCGGAACTCATCAAGTGTGGAAAATTCTTTGGTCACAGTTTTTCTGGTGTAGTCTTTCAAAGACTCAGTCACCAGTTTTCCATTGGCATCAAAGTATTGCACTCGCTCCGAAGCTACACGAACTTCCACACTATCCACATAGTATTTCAATACACGATTTCGAGGCAAATCCCCTTCCTGAAATTCTCTTCCATCGAAGCGTAAGGAGGGATCAAATTCAGATTCATTTTCGCCGAATCCAGTGACACCGTTGGATGAACCAACATCTCCATCCATTTCCTCATCCAAAGATTCCGGAGGTGTTACTGACTCTCCTTCCTTTGGTTCATAAATCTGCACGGGGTCTCCATCAAAATCAGGATCCGCAAACAACTCCGTTGCCCGTTTAAAATCCATAATGGTGAAATAGTACTTATCAAAATCTTCGTTAATGCGTGTTCCGCGACCAATGATTTGTTTGAATTCCGTCATCGATTGGATATGTTGGTCGAGGACTATCAGTTTGCATGTTTGCGCATCCACACCTGTTGTCATGAGTTTGGATGTCGTTGCAATCACTGGGTATTTGGATTCAGGGAAGATAAAATTATCCAGCTCTTCTTTACCTTCTTCACTATCCCCTGTAATCCTCATCACATACTTACTATTTTGACTAGCCAAATCGCTGTTTTCATTGACCAGTGCTTGCCTCATTCTTTCCGCATGATCTATATTTTCACAGAATACAATGGTCTTATGAAAACGATCGTTCTGCTTCAAAAATTCACTGACTTTCGAAGCAACAAGTTCCGTTCGTTTGTCTAAGATAACTTTTTTATCAAAATCACTTTGTTTATAAACTTTATCTTCAATTTCATTTCCATACTTATCTCGCATTCCCTTTTCAGGTCGCCAGCCAGATAAATCCTTATCTAAGTCAATCCGAATCACTTTGTAAGGCGCAAGAAACCCGTCTTCAATCCCTTGTCTTAG
Encoded proteins:
- a CDS encoding Abi family protein, which produces MKYTKPHLPYEKQADQLLERGLIADRAELIQKLSQVSYYRLSGYWFPFRDFPGEQFKPNTSLDEIWNRYAFDRRLRFHLLDGIERIEVYIRSRLTYEFTFQHGAFGYLEAKNFPGILPSEHHKLIVKIEKEVLRSSETFIEHFNKKYQDSHPLPPLWMVAELFSFGTMLSLLRGVNANVRKPIADDLNLDTSVLLSWIRSLNGVRNMCAHHGRIWNRQFGDKPIIPRKDNDWKTPVQIRNDRVFGILTVIKYCLNTIVPQSQWPMRFRELLDGFSNIPMNQMGFPMNWEDCPIWKI
- a CDS encoding restriction endonuclease subunit S; this encodes MNPLLQTHFDNALEHPNGIKKLRELILTLAMQGKLVEQDPNDQPASELLKEIQAEKARLVAEGKVKKSETLPAVKEEEMPFVIPKGWEWVRVGEVLEYLQRGKSPKYSEEPKIPVIAQKCIQWNGFRSELIKYIEPDSLKSYSADRYVRNNDVLINSTGTGTLGRIHLYQNDLNFEIVVCDSHVTIVRSIKIHTTYLYKYFCTREIQNRFESNASGSTNQIELNISTIALTPLPLPPLAEQKRIVDKIGELFLLCDELETLKKSKDTKRKDLHQSVITQMLEADSQESFQKHFQFLTTHFQELYSVKENVKELRKAVLQLAVMGKLVPQDPNDQPASELLKEIQAEKARLLAEGKIKKSEALPVVKEEEKPFVIPKGWEWVRLGEVLQKFGAGSTPLGGKSVYTTDGIMFLRSQNVWNDGLYLDDVARISKSIHEKMKGTKVIGNDILLNITGASIGRSTIFPLNFEEANVSQHVAILRTFTPSIVTYLHKLIISDFFQNLVFKEQVGVSREGLSMTKLSKFPLPLPPLAEQKRIVEKVDEFLALCDELEERIGKAEEKRGEILKGMVRV
- a CDS encoding type I restriction-modification system subunit M encodes the protein MAIGTLIKSIQDIMRKDVGVDGDAQRISQMVWLLFLKIFDDKEKEWKLTLKDYKSPLASRFQWSSWASNAEGMTGEELIDFVNNNLFPALKKLATQAGVSAQGRVVGSVFEDAYNYMKSGTLLRQVINTIEEDLDFNNSTDRHLFNDIYEKILADLQSAGNAGEYYTPRAVTQFMVDIIDPKLGETILDPACGTGGFLTTSIEHLKNQTKTAKDKQILQTTIHGVEKKPLPHMLSLTNMMLHGIEVPTNIRHDNTLSRPLKDYGPKDRMDIIITNPPFGGMEEDGIENNFPKKYQTRETADLFMALIMHLLKHDTGRAAVVLPDGFLFGEGTKTNLKRELLEEFNLHTIVRLPKGVFSPYTGINTNLLFFEKGGPTKQVWFFEHPYPPGYKSYSRSKPLTIAEFDLEKKWWNKRKETEFAWKVSAKDIVSRNYNLDFKNPHVVDVVHRDPEELTKEYEEVSKELNQVRDKLKRELMKALGGK
- the hsdR gene encoding EcoAI/FtnUII family type I restriction enzme subunit R; translated protein: MNKKSLSERDICSKFINPALEASGWDLQWQVREEFPITNGRIIVRGKLHTRAKNKRADYVLFYKSNIPIAVIEAKDNRHSVGDGMQQALQYADLLEVPFVFSSNGDSFLFHNKLVSEGNLETELGLDQFPNPESLWKMWKEEQGLDSVQEELVTQDYHSDGSNKSPRYYQILAINKTIEAIAKGQKRLLLVMATGTGKTYTAFQIIWRLWKSKTKKRILFLADRNILVDQTMTNDFKPFGSAMTKIQKRQANKSYEIYLSLYQAVTGTEEEQNIYKQFSPDFFDLIVVDECHRGSAAEDSNWRAILEYFSSATQIGLTATPKETKDVSNIHYFGEPVYTYSLRQGIEDGFLAPYKVIRIDLDKDLSGWRPEKGMRDKYGNEIEDKVYKQSDFDKKVILDKRTELVASKVSEFLKQNDRFHKTIVFCENIDHAERMRQALVNENSDLASQNSKYVMRITGDSEEGKEELDNFIFPESKYPVIATTSKLMTTGVDAQTCKLIVLDQHIQSMTEFKQIIGRGTRINEDFDKYYFTIMDFKRATELFADPDFDGDPVQIYEPKEGESVTPPESLDEEMDGDVGSSNGVTGFGENESEFDPSLRFDGREFQEGDLPRNRVLKYYVDSVEVRVASERVQYFDANGKLVTESLKDYTRKTVTKEFSTLDEFRKHWNATERKQAILEELANQGVFLEALAEDVGKDVDPFDLICHVVWDKRPLTRRERADRVKKTNYFEKYGEAARKVLDALLEKYADSGVVQIEETQILTINPFPEFGTPMEIIQEFGGIEKYNDAITGLENALYLEIA